Within Mercenaria mercenaria strain notata chromosome 15, MADL_Memer_1, whole genome shotgun sequence, the genomic segment CCgatacaaacaaagtttgaatgTATGTCGGTCCATCTGttgcaaaataaatagaaatcgCAATGGAAGTTTGTAAGTGTGGATGTAAGTGGTATCTTTTTATGTGGGCgcgtgtgtgtgtgggaggggcAAGGCCCCTATACCTCTATACCTCTATACCACCTAAAATTTATGACATATCTAAGAGTTGTTTTAGAATACTTAAGTAGTTAACTACTGATATCCTGCAAACCAACTTAATAATTCCACGTGCAAAATATATCAATCAAAGTTTATGTAAATAAACTGGTATGTTTTTGTACTAAATCAAACGCCGATAAGTCTATAGGAGGTAATGTCGAAATTAATGTAATTGCACGTCAGAACAAATGAAATGAAGTGGATTTTGGTCAACATAGACCAATAAATTCTAAACTATTGACGTTCTTTGTACTCTTATCTACTTGATTGGGTTGGGAAAAAACGTATATATAATCCATCAGGCTTATGAAACGAATGTTTTTGAAACTCGACATGAATATTAATAAATAGGATTTATAGAACATTCTCTGATATTATACTCACACCAGTGAATGGTTTGACGgttaatagtcaaaattgttaattttttatgTCATGTAATAAACCCCTTATTGAATGGCCAGCTagtaaatagtcaaaactattgcccgcgGTTCAAAGGACCGAGCTAAAGTACGGAGGAACGATAGTGTTGGCCATTGATTCGGCAAGTCAGTCAATAAGTCAGTCAGGAAAACTTTTGTCCGATTCTGAACTGTTTAATTACACGACGGTAGCGAACTGTTCAGCTATACATAGCAAAAACGACCGACcgatattttacacataaaacACAATCCTAAAAtggcacaaaaaaaaatgtgacaataTGTATATCTATTCTACTTTGTGAGGTTGTTTGCGGTTGATGAGCGAGGTATGTGGTCGGGGTCTGCCCTTAAAGCAACATAATGGTATAAGCCGGGAATCGAGTGACTGTTACAAACGAAACATTATCAGGTTCCCGGTCCGAGTCAAGGGTAATTCAGGCGTCAGTAAAGCTTTTGATTAATGtcatataataataacaacacaGTGACGTTAGGTTCCGGGCTCGAATAATTCTAATATACTTTGTCGCCAGAGAAGATTATGGTTTTGACCTTAAGTATACAAACTACATCTTCCAACAGCTTCTTGATAAAgagacaaagaaaaagaaaattaacgtTAAACCCTTTTGGGattaatttaaaaacagttaaGCACATTTGTGTATTTTATGCCTTAACAGGTACACGCACGATTATCTAGGTgctaatgaataaataataacattagTCAATTTTTTCCTAGCACCAACCAGCTAATCGCCAATGGagatttattttacataataaatcGAAAAACCATCACATGCCAATATTTGTTTGTGCCTTTTATTTGCATAAATACAATATTATCGTTGTGCTGAAAGAGTGGCTTATCTTACATGTCAAGTgggaataaataaatgaaaattaattctaAATCTACATTTCCGGCTTTAAGCAGGGACGTATAAAGTGTAAACGGTAAgacttgaaagaaatttaattatcatagaatatatttgcattttttcatattaagaaaaaaatagatgATTTGCAGGTTATATTTTATGGAGTTTCTTTACATACTCATTTAGCAAAAGATGTCAAAAAGTAATCATGTTAACAAAAATCGCTTTGCAAtaaattgtttgtaaattatgATGACATAGAATTTAATGACGAATATGCCTTTGATATTAAGCACGGGTCTAATTAAGTTTGGATTTAAACGTATTATGTTTGTATTCAgtcgttcttttttttcttttcttttttacagatttagaCATATCGCTAGACCTGTTTCACATAGAGATGACATACCTTAGTATCTCTTTgttaatgtcagttttatatatattacacATGTCATGAAATAGATATCTGAAAATATGTGCAAAACTCCGCTCGACATGTATTTAGAACATAAATTATGAGCAGTCTTACCCATTAGCTCCAGATTAATATCTTGATAGTATGGTTGATATTAGGAATTTCATCTCACAAAAGGATAATAATTGCAATTCCTATTTGtaatagcatagcatagcatagcatataGCATATATACATAGAATATAttcatatgattaaaataattatgtgacCCCTGATACAAACTATttccttaaaaataaaataaactttgtgtagtttttgttgttgttgttgttgttatgttGTGTTTGTGTCGGATTGTTTTCACAAAAGACGGATCGAGCACTGAACAGTTTACACACATACTTCAAGGTGTCCCTGTTGACTTGTGGAGCCGCCGCTGATTATGACATGGAGTATATTGCCAACTATTTCAAACATAATATTAGAtaacactgaaaatatttcagtcttgttttcatttgaaatgtgGAGTGCTTTTAACATAGGTTGTATGATAAGGTATTTCGGCTTCTAATTCTGAAAGTTACGCAGTGTTTAGCTTTTTCGATGTTGATTGCCATTTGTAGTGCTTAAGGACCTATGCTCGTGAAGTTTATCCGGATatcataatgtacatgtatgttaataaCTAGTTTTTTACATTTCTCACGATATTAGCAAAGGGGGTGTGCTTCACGGTTATGATGAGCGTAAATGCGTCTGTGAGCAGATTTTTAATAGATTTTTCACTACTAAAACGATGTGTTTAAACCGCGAAAATTCAAGGGACACATTCTTctgaaaaatgaaattgaatataAGTAACGTGCGTAATAAAGGCTATTTAATGatatggtaataataataatgacgataataataataatgctgataataataataatgatgatgatgataataagaataatgatgatgataataataataataataataataataataataactttattttctgaaggttacatatggttaaaaaaaaataaaaatctaatacATGTTATCCATCTTAAAGTTTTGAAATCCTTAATAAGTGACCACATCGGTAGTTAGCAACTTGCTAGTAGAAAAAAATATCGGGCATGATAAAACTATGGACGCATGGTCAGTATTTATATAGTGTCTAGTTAAtacaattttatttctatttatttcagtttcaaaGACAGGAAATGGAATACGAAACTACGTCTAATCGAATGCTAACAAAATTATATGGAACTTTGAATACTGTGTTAGTGGTTTGAAGTAGAACTTAACCTGCATATTCCGAAATTGGATTGAAGATGAGTTGGTACAATCAGATGATGAAGTCGCAGGAGTTGGCGCGTGAGCGTAATCGCCGCGAGGAGAGACGCCAGCAGGGTGAGAAGTACGGGCCTCAGTTTGTAGCAAAATATCATCTTGCAGCTCTAGATAAAGAGAAGAAAATAATTGAAAAGGAGCTAGAAAGAATACGTAAAGGCATTCATAGACCACCGAAATTAGATGACCATGTACATAACAAAGCAAACCATATCTTGACCGTTCCTTCCGCGCACTTTCGGGAGTCAAAACATCACAACCAGACAATAAACCCGGAATATTCTAAAGAAGAAGACCATTTgtatgacgccattttgtttcttcaaAATAATCCTTCCGCGTTAGTGCCAATTCTTAGCGCGCATGCGCAAAGTGATGCGTATTTAGAAACTCTCGAAAGGATTACACCAAGACTCACAAATGACGCTCCACCTAACACATCTTTTGTGCCAAAATATCTTAAAGAACATGCATCGAAGTCTGAAAAGGCGGACCTAGTAAATAAGTACACGGCGTTATTACATAGACATAGTCCTATTCTAAGACGCAACAGTCCGCTAGCGTCTAGAAAGAAAATAGATAGCCCAGTAACACATAGAGACAGTCCCCTTCTTCATGATGCTACACCTAACGAATTAAGCATTGAAAAACTGTCAGATCGCGATGTTGTTGATGCAAAAAGAGATTCAAACGACGGTTCAGCAACACAAAGGTCTGCATTTTTGACAGAACAACCAAACGAGGTAAATTTCTTTAAGCTATATGATTTGTTCTAATGAAAGTCTTTTCCCGAAGAAGCCAAACTAATTCTTGAGCAGAAAGTAAATCGGTTAATATCCACGTTAGATTTCATAGCCAGAAAATAACTGTGCCCGCATCCGGTTTTAGAAAAAAGCTGGTCTATCACCAAACAGAAAGTTACGGTCGGTTAAACCCAACGTATTTTAAACGGAAAGTAATTCGAATAATACCCGCACCCATTTTATTTGCGGAAGGTAACTTGACAAGCATCCGCTTATtcacattcttgcataccagtgGTTTACCATGGTTCCCAAGTTCGTCTCGAGGTTTTGACGAGCCTCTGATGAATGAGAACGCTTATTCATAAAATAACTCGACTTATACCGGATCTTTTGTATACAAAGTATCAGGAATGTCATcaatttcctctcatgaacagaaggTAGCAAAAATAACACCATATAATTGCAATTCGTCTTCCGTTAAAAACATACTGTTCATTAGTTCGATTCAAGATACCCTGTAAACCAGGAAAAGATTATGTAGTCGTGtcgattcaattttgatctttactgtcagaaaaaaaaacgttttagttataatattgttaatttaatgttatttttcttttggtatcaaagatattttcaaaCGACGCCATTGGGTTCATGTTCCTTTTTACGAATGGCGTCAGAAAGGACACCATTGATATTATTACAACAAAGGTGTTTATACAAAACTGATAAGCGCTTTTTTTCTATACAAGACATATAGCGAATATAAGTAAATAAAGCATTTTATGTCcttaataattattgtaattcctAAAGAATCTTTTGTCAATGTCGGCCAATTCTAAGGACGCGGTCTAAATGAATTATGGGTAATGTAATAGCCAAACAAGATGCAAAGAAGtgctttttttttgaaagatatgaataaaaatgttgaaattaagcATGTCTGAATCAcgaatttaaatcattttatttcaaagataGCAAACCCTTCTGTGCAGTATTCCTGCACGAGTCATCCATAATACTTGCTTTGACTTTCCAGGTGGCATTGAAGTATGTTGAATTAATAGCTGTGAAATCCACACGGTAAACGAAATTACGTTTTTGAGAAGTCATACCTCTAAGTGTAAGGCCACGAGCAAAATCGCGCGTTCATCACGTGATCTGCACGGTTACGTAAATGTTCAAATATCAAGAGAGTATGTAAGCAGATGgctgataaaaaacaaaacagtcaAAATATTATTATGGCTGTATATGTTTAGGAAGATACAAATGTAATTACTATAGATAGTATAGTAAAGTGTAACGCAGTAATATTCCCATTGACATTTCCAAGTTCACGAGCGCTCTGGCGCTAGCGACTAACCCAAATAATGCAAATATATTAACTTATCAATAAGCAACCTAGTATATAgtacatttacaataaattaacCCAATTTAAGCCCACACCCTTATCCGTAGTAGTACATTTGCAATAAGTTATTACAACTATCTCCCACACTCTTCACCCTAGTAGTATTTACAAACAAATTGCCCAACTCTTCATCCTAGTAGTACATTTGCCGCAACAAATTATCAAAACTAGCCCCGCACTCTTCGCCTTAGTATAGtacatttacaacaaaattgCCCAACTCTTCACCCTGGTGGTACACTTACAATAATGAATTAACTCAACTTACGTCCACACTCTTAAACAAAACAAGAACAGAAAATCGCCCACGCTTGTGATAAAGTTTGAAATTAATATAGCGCCACagtcgagttttttttttttatttttgatatttgcaTGACATTTTAAGCACAAGGTCACACATAATACAAGAATAAGTCGGTCACATTGTGTATACTTAAAACCACTCAGGTCCTACTGATACGGTTCAGATTTTGTACTTACAGTTTCAAGAATTTGCATTGAGAAGACGGATTTTAGAGTCTGATAAAAAATGATTCGATTTTGT encodes:
- the LOC123554042 gene encoding uncharacterized protein LOC123554042 codes for the protein MSWYNQMMKSQELARERNRREERRQQGEKYGPQFVAKYHLAALDKEKKIIEKELERIRKGIHRPPKLDDHVHNKANHILTVPSAHFRESKHHNQTINPEYSKEEDHLYDAILFLQNNPSALVPILSAHAQSDAYLETLERITPRLTNDAPPNTSFVPKYLKEHASKSEKADLVNKYTALLHRHSPILRRNSPLASRKKIDSPVTHRDSPLLHDATPNELSIEKLSDRDVVDAKRDSNDGSATQRSAFLTEQPNECQPEAPVPSTTPRARHPISIAKLADDGMASARENVSRRLSSSQNDANSNAQSVDRFPPSDESQTTSDDKKSRLKAVVMFPSVDPEVYNPDGTLRTCLNMPDFDTRYEEAKKARYCRTKYTLDREKELSVQEIFEKPNARQSPDFSKGGAGESFGRDLPSRKSELI